In Aedes albopictus strain Foshan chromosome 3, AalbF5, whole genome shotgun sequence, the genomic window tcaaaaattgatgaaggaattcttcaatgattcctcctaaattatccaatgattttcaatattttcccAAAGATTCCCCAGAAgcatttccaaagattcttcctagattttttttcaggttttcttgCAAAGATCTTCAAATTAGTGAATCTTCCATAgatatttccaagaatttttccaaagatttctccagatatggtttttaagattttcaaGGCATTCACTtacggatttttcaggaattcttacaagaatttctacagaatttttttcaagaatttccccacattttttcaagtttatttttccagaaattcttacaaagtttCCGTAAGATTaatttcctttaaagatttttttctctaaaatttttccaaggttttctgCTGAAGtaactgggaaaattcttggtagaaattcTTACCAAAGGTGTCCTTGGATGAAATTATGGAGATATTTTCGAAAGTATTTCTCTATGGGGTCTTCAGTAACTTCTGAAAgattccccggagaaatttttgtagtAATATCAaaaagaaatacttggaagagCTCTTGAGGGAACACTCAAGCAGGAAGGATTAAAAGAAGTATTTagaaaagaaattctggaggaattctaagaaactTTTCTTGccgtagttcttggagaaattcccaaaggaattcttggatgaatatcaGTTCTAATACTGTAAAAATCCGGGAATAAGAAATCCCGAAGTATTTTCTGGAAGGctatctggaggaactttttcCATCTAGATAGAatgtgaattcctggagaaaccacaatcatactggaggaattcttaaaaattttctttgaaaagcttctgaaagattttttggaggaattctttgcaaAATACCTGGTTGAaccatttcaagaattcctggagaaagccttggaagaatttctgaagaaacacttaaaggtttctttgaagaatttttgaaggagtatttgaagattttctagaggaatcctggaagaatttccaaaggattccttcaaaggctCACAAAGAAATCTTTGCGAGTATTTCAGtggtattcttgaaagaatttctggagtagagTTTGGAAGTATTCCAAAAGGATTCGTGAAAAAATACTTGAAGATGTCCTGGAGGTATTGAACGATATATTCCAGCCGCAATTATTAGAATAATGGATAGGAAACCCTTGAATCCTTGTAAGAAAtggagaaattttgggaaaatttctggtTCGAccgaatgatttaaaaaaaaataatggaaaatatACTGAGTGTACTGAgaatatactggaggaatacttggagaaattactcGATAATTaattagagaaattccttcgtggaggaattcctggggacttTTAAAATAGGGGACTTTTAAAATTTCCTAAAATATCtcttacaagaatttctcaaagatttctcgGAAGAATAACTCAAAGAACTCTTGCAAAAATTCTGAAAAGTTACTCaaaaaattgctggaataattattATAACTGATTCTGGAATAACTTAACAAAGATCTTATGAAAGAACTCTTTATGGAACTTTTAGAAGCTCTTCTGGAacatctgcattttttttttggagtaaGTATCAGAGAgagtatcaagaggaaagtccgagcgttcttccgaaaagcgaagcaaatgttcaaactcacgtgaattcggccacatgtatgttgattgtcatttataaaacatAAACctttgaatttgttcgaaaatacatattttctattgaaaaacaggtgtccactttctttaatgaacagtccttaacaaaaaaaatccagaaggatccctggaagagaaccttctgggagaatttcccagtgcatttctggaagaactcaagcctaactttaccaaacaccgtatctaacaaaatccacaaaCGGGGAAAATcgaagcaactcatacattgagcatttcagaaacggaaTGCTCAAAACGGAAAAATCCGGATATTTTATCACAAACCATCTCTAAAGGTGAGTTATACAAGTAAaaagtccttaacgaaattcagcgtctCATGTGAAAATATctattttgtttacatatgttacatacggtgtttagtAAAGTTAGGTTTGGACTCTAGAATGAACTTTTTAACAAACTCAAGAAATAATCTcagtggaatttctgtaaaaatatccAGAATCACTTTTGGAAGAATGTTTGCAATATACagaagaacttaaaaaaaaactcagagacAGTTTTCGAAGAATCCctaaattctaaatgaatttacGAGGAAAAATTTTCGCAGGATCTTCAGGACTTCCAGGACTTTCACAACAATTtgctcggggaatttctggaaaaagtcccGCAGAAACTGTTGGGAAAAACATTTGGAAAGATTTCTAAGATAACTTGTGGAAGAGCTcccggagaattttctgaaaaaaaaaccctctgaCAAATTTCTCATGCACACTTCAATGATTTTGGaacaaacttttggaaaaaaatattggcGAGCTCTAGGAATAATTATTTTAGAAACTTTTATAAACattcccaaagaaacttttgtaaaaaaatggaagaattttcgaactaCTGGGAGTATTTTCCCAGAACTACTtattgaaaaacttctggaagaactatcgtaggaattcatccagaaattctagcaggaattcttctagagatttcggcAGGACCtcatttggagatttttttaaaaattcttgtcGGAATTCCCCttaaattcaaaaatattccaggggAACCTTCAGCCTTTCTTGTTGGAACTTCCCCAGAGGATCCTACAAAAGTATTCCTCGATATATTCCTTCAGGGAGTGCGGCATAAATTCTTTAGAGGAtgtattcagacattttttttatgattttttttttaaactatccAGTGATCGTACTGCAGCCAGTGCTGATAATgtaatttcgacatatctaaattcaaccacctatagttcattttagaagctgaacctgagaataggaTTTATGAATAACTTTTGCAACTAGACcaattctacaagaaagtcacggaaaaaaaaacgctctttttcgaatattaaaGGTGAATGTCACGGATTACCTTCGGAAAATGCCAATTTATATTcatcatgaatatcaattggcatttttggaAGGTAGTCCTTGGCATTTACCTAAAATATTCGAAAatgagcggtttttccgtgactttcttgtagaactggtctagtcgcacaagtttttcatatatgtacTATATTCTCAGGTTTAGTTTCTAAAATGatctgtaggtggttgaatttagataggtATGCAGAAATGACATTATCTGCACTGGCTCCAGTACGATCacacggaaatttctttaaaaaatcaaaaaaaaaatgtctgaataaatattttaaagaatttatgccgcactccccgagcagaagaaaataacaaccgAATAACATATTAAGGTATTTAATCTTAAATACTAGCATACCTTGATATGCTCTTCATtaggtggtttttttttttttttattctttattattgTGTTTTTTAACTTAATGTTAGTTCAACACACTAAATTAATGAACGAATGAGAGAGCTGTTAAATTAATTCATACAGGTTACAATCGTGGAGAAACTTGAACAGTGTTTTGATGGTATCCGGATCGTCCCGTAGGACTTCTCCAATATTACCAGCGATGTTGTGGAGTCGACGTTGGCCctcgtagatgggacacacgcaaAGGACATGTTCTACTGTGGCTGGGATGTGGCACACTTCACACTCCTTGCGGAACGGACCACCTCCCATGTTGTGTGATAGAAGTGTGTGCCCGGTTCGCAATCGAGAGATTACTCTCTGGTCTTTGAGCACTGACAAATCAGTCCATGGTTCAACCGTGTCTTTTATTTTCCGCAGGAAAGCAGTTCTTGATTGGCTCCATAGGTTACCCCAGTACTGACGGCAGCTGGATTTGATCCATCGTTTAAGATCCATGAGCGGGATTCTGTCAGTGTGTCGTTCACGGGTGTGACCGGAGCCAGCGAGACgatcagctttttcatttcccGGAACACCGCAGTGTCCAGGGATCCACGTGAACACGGTATCAGCTGGAGCGTTCATAAGTATACCCTGGATCCAGGGGTGTGTCGGTGTATCAGATTGAAGCGCCGATATGACGCTCGCAGAATCGGTCAGAACCAGTATCGGGCGGTCAGATGGCGTGGTAGCAGCGATGAAGGCTGCTGCTGCTTCAGCAGAGAAAACTGAGCACTGTGGGGGAAGACTCATGCTGACCGGCGGGATGTCCCCTGATACACCTATCCCGACTCCAAGATGGGAGAGCGATCCATCAGAAAACCGGTGAGCAAAGTTCGGGTAGGAGACACGCAAAAGTTCAGCGACCGACCTTCGTAGAGCAGCAGAGTTACAGCCGGCAGAGAAACTGTTTTTTATCCGATTGTCAATTTTCGGCGGTACGGAATGCCAACTCCTGTCTCCAAGCCAGTGGAGCTTTGCAACCGGAGGGAGATCCATGTTGGCTACTGTGTTTAGAGCTCTGTTCCCCTCGATGAGAAGAAAGACTCTGTCATCACTCGTGTTCTTGCTGGAGAAGGTCGCACTCTTGATGCAAAGAGCTGCGAGGATAAATATCTGGAACGGTAGCAGACCAGCCTCTACGCAGGAAGACTCTGCCGGAGTTGAGGGTAGCAGTCCGGAGATCAGTCGAACATATGAACTGTATACGGGACTGAGGACTTGAATTAACCTGTTGATGGCAATGCTGGTAATTTCGAGTCCGTATACGAGCCGGCTATCGATGATGGCGTGAGCCACCTGGAAGCGGATTTTCCGATTGCTTGATCTATGCGGACGAGATATGGATTTGATCAGATTTAACCTCGTTCGGCAGGCGGCTTTTACAGCGTCAAAGTGTTGACGAAACGATAGTGTACGGTCCAACAGTACTCCCAAGATGCGGATCGACTTACGAAGTGGAATCACTTGTCCTTCAATTGTTATAGGTGGACCTTTTATTTTATGCCCGAGTGGACAGatgtggtaataagaggcaaaataacaaaaacgaataccataattttatatgaataacacctagaaaataacaagcccTGTTATTTTCATAATAAATGCATACCTAAACTTTCAAGCGCACTACCAAGGGCTGTATTTGTTAtgcaaaaggtattgaataacaaattaataacaaCTGTTACTATTGCAATGTGCAATTCGTCGAGAGCTGAATTTGTTATCAAGCAGGTATTCAAGAACAAAAACATAACAAACTATCGTATTGAATTGCGTATTTATTCGATAGCTTGATTTGTTATTAAGGTGGTATGCTATAACAAAGAAATAACAACTCTTATTATCAAAATGTAATTTTTAATAATGGGTAATTTTGTTGTCGAGCAGGACGTAAATATATTCCTATTTCCTTTTCTTTAACAAACTCAGGTAAACTGAAGTAGAAGATGTTCCAACGTTTATTATTGAAAAACGGATTGAAGAAGTTCACATAATACCTTCAGTTTTAAGACTCGAAatcattatttaaaaaatcatcgTTAGTAGTTTGTTCCAGAGATATGGTGCAAACTTTCAAATATATCGTAAAACCTTTCAAAAAACTATATTAATGGGTATGAAGAACTAAAATTCTCGaaacaaaaagattgaaaaatgtTAATGGATAATAAACAACTTTGATCAACAAAATAGCACTAAAGTCTTGTGGAAACCGAAAGTTTACTTTTGTTTATGTttaccagatatatgtttgaaaattttaagaaccTGATTCCCGATATTTCTATTTTGAAAATGTGCTTTTGGCGTTGGCAAACCCATAGCAGGTTTTTAAGGTCACATGGCAAATCATTCGCCAGGAATTAATGTGTAGAATTGTAATTGAATTTCTCCCAATAGAAGTTGCCTTGGACAAGATTTGGTTTTTCTGTAATATGTGCGAAGACCTCTTATTCACACAGGATCATTGGGATGGgtctgtctataaactacgtagactcttaggagggaggagtctggccaaagtctacacttTAAACTAATTTGTATGGATAATAGTTCGAGGTCTgagctggaaaaaaaatctctaggtagTTTATGAAAAGCGCCAATAGGCAACAGCTAGCTATAAAGAAAAGCACGAAATATACCCAAATATATGAATTAGTTCTGATTCAGTCATTTTGAGAATTTAAACAATAAAACATTGAGCTCACCAATCAACTTTTGAAATATACTTCTTTCCAATCTTGTCGGCCGTACGTGAGTTCCCGCCAACCGGAATGATAGTCCACTCCAAACTCCAGTGACATTCCAGCGATGTTCTGTTTGACTTCGGGTGTTACGCTGGCATGTTTTGCAACAGCTTCGTTCCTTAAGATCTGTCTGCTGTAACGTTACAGTAACGTCGACCAGCACTTCTGAACAGATCAGTCTGAAGCCTTCTTCTGGAATCTGCTATCGACATCACGTCCTAGTTGTAATATTGCCACTACGTCTTCAAATTCCGCTCACAGGCTTCTGTTAACAAGagttaaaaattatttttttagacAGAAATCACACAAAGTAATgtaataaataatattttttacgaaaaaaaaaatcgttacacAGTCACACAGGGTAAAAAtgccattagtaatctcacgctcccaaattcattatATTCGAAAACAAGGGATTTggtcaccgattgattccgttctttttgttttcattcgttggcttacaaaaaaaaaaaaaaacaaaacaaacatcgcttcaatcctttgttttccttatgatgaaaataggagccacatACTCAACaatggaaccaataccctatatgacTGCGAGACTTATAAGTGTTGTTTATTAGTGTCTACATGCAGAGCATCCGAAGGACTATAATACCTACCAACATTCCAAGCTGACCATCAGATTTTGTTCCAGcgggacgtttcgccaagaaaaagaagtaaATGAGAGGCCCAGgtgcaaagggatgtaagtgaccattttgtcaattttaaGCTAAGCATAATaattatattataaaaaaaatcttcagattttaaGCTTTCGGTAACTTTTTTAGAATTATTTTTACCGTCAAGGTACCATTCatcgtgtgccttcgaatattttttcattatttccatattatgattgaattatatgacaatttcccttcaatttcaccaatacaacattgtattggtgagatttaagggaaattgtcatatcattcaatcataatatggaaataatgaaaaaatagtcgaaggcacacggtgaatggagcccccacggtgaatggcgccttgacggtacgatgattagaaaaattacaataaaacggAGAAAATTGTGcccattttgaaactccatacattagGTATGGGGTGAAATATTGATTGAAATGAAAAAATTTGAGACTCATTTACTCGacagtgggtttttgtcacttacatcatTTTGCTTATAACCCTCTCTAATCTACAGCTATTAATTTACACTCtagggtttccagttagcctagtggttaaggctaaggattgccaatccggagacggcgagttcgattcccgttacggtcggggaaattttctcggcaCTCTGGACGTAGTGTAGTGTCCTTACCTCACAaaatacaagttcatgcaatggcaggcaaaaaaaaagcccttcaattaataattgtggaagtgctcaaagaacactaagttgaagggaggccggccaagttccagtgggaagaaTAAAAATTTACACTTAAATTAAAGAGTTACAATTCTGAAATTATACTACACAAAGATCCATGGCTAGTAAACCACAATGTCATAAAAACAAACTATCAAATGTAAGTAAAAATAATAAATTGATTGTAAATTAACCCTTATTGATCTTGAATTGATTGTGATAGTATTGTCAGACAATGAAACAATCGTCAGAGACTCTAATCAAGAGGGCGTCGAAACCTCGGTCATTGACCTTTGAAAGGGGTTTGGTTTAATAAATACGAAACCAAAACAGTGTTTCACAAAACAAAAACTACTAAGCAGAAACATTGTTAACGCACTATACATATGTATTTATACACTTTACATATTGATTAAACAAAAGTAACTAGTCAGCATTTgattaatttattttaaaaaccAAAATCTCGATTGGGTGGTCATCTAACCTTAGAAAACTTTCcctctttttgcaaaaaaaaaaaactcataaatcTATATGAGAGTTTAAGGTTTTCAATCCGTTTGGCTGAAGTGGCGTTCGAGATAGTATTACAACATGTAAAATACTTCTGCTCCAACTTCGCTCAAAATTGAGAGTTGCCCAGCAAGCCCTGGTATCAACATTCTCCATACAAGTGATGCACCTAAAACCGTAACTTGCCCCTAGTTACCCTAAATTTTCGACAAAATTCTACAATATGATTCATAACTGCgatttcgattcccggtcggtccagaaacttttcgtaaaggaaaatctttgacttacttgggcatagaatatctatctgccacacgatataggtTTTCTTAAACCAATATCTGATCGAGAAAACAGTATGATATCCTAATTAAACTGTCTTTGTCAACAACAGGTGCTGTGTCTTTCTTAAACATTGCACACAAAAGCTGTTCAAAAACACcctatatttttttcataaaataataatttcaaatctgGTTCAAATTATCTTATAGTGAAGCCTCTTGCCCAAACTAAGACAACCACATCCCTCCAGGATCCACTAAGgggctgtttataaaccacgtagaccataatttagccatctcagacccccctaccCCTCGTAGTCTtttgtccatacacaaattttaaaatttgtatggagcgtagactttggctagaaccCCCCTCCCTCTAAAAAGTCTAGGTGGTTTATGGCCGGCCCCTAATGGGTTATTGAGATTCACTATTGAGTAGATCATGTTAAATCGGAAACAATAGTGGTTCtacagatttgtttacattcaaaaatttgttcaaataatTGAATTATTGCTGTCCAGGTTAATTCCGTCACTTGGAACTACTGGCTAGGCACATGAGCATTtgtctcccggtggaagttcacTGACAAAAACAGATATGAGCAAGAAATTAAAGAAAATACAAGGGGGTatactattggttaaaataccctacacatgcaaaatggtcactggCAAAGAAATCTCTCAGGTAATTGTTGTGGAAGCGCTCATggagcactaagctgagaagcaggctttgtcccagtgaggacgttaagcCGAGAAAACGAAGAATTCCAGGTTGTTCTTTCTGTGAATTATACGCTGTTTTTTTATCCGTTGTTACGAGACTAGTGACAATTGATCTTATCATATTCAGGTTAGTAACTTCCGGGCCTAAGATTTCGGGCTAGTGTTATAGAATCTCTTATTTCACTCACCTTAATAATTTCCAGCAGCTGAACTCATCTCACTCGCAAATCTAAATTTTCGGACCGCGCTTGATGACCCAAGCGAGGCACATTGGCTCAAACTTCGATGAATTGGTTCCTGCAAGTTTTTCCTCATCGTTACCTTCCAGATTTGGGTTTTGGCTTGGTCTTACGCAATTCTGGTCCCTTCGACGACGAAATTCTTGGGTCAGAATCTCATTCCGATGTCGTCACTGTCCGCCTGGCTGATTCGGACGCTGACGGTACGCCCTTTTCATCCGGCAGCGGAACAATTCTTGCGGGTCCAGCTGCATTTCGCCGAATACACTTTCCACCAGCTtagaacattttttgttagtttAACTATTTACGGTAACTTATAAGATATTCAAAAACACTTTACGCAACACGAAAAACAAGACGAAAAAGGCCGGCGcactgtttgtttttattttttgcacACGCGTAAATAAACTGACGCAGCGATTGCGTTGGAGACACACGCATGTGCAGAGTGGGGCAacattatagacactatagattccatagactcgcggagacatggttgagcaatacgattttagtgtgttttaccatgaatttagagtgtaccgagcaaatatgacgtcacgcaatccattgtcgctattgaaatcgtgac contains:
- the LOC115260993 gene encoding uncharacterized protein LOC115260993, translating into MQLDPQELFRCRMKRAYRQRPNQPGGQSSNRKIRFQVAHAIIDSRLVYGLEITSIAINRLIQVLSPVYSSYVRLISGLLPSTPAESSCVEAGLLPFQIFILAALCIKSATFSSKNTSDDRVFLLIEGNRALNTVANMDLPPVAKLHWLGDRSWHSVPPKIDNRIKNSFSAGCNSAALRRSVAELLRVSYPNFAHRFSDGSLSHLGVGIGVSGDIPPVSMSLPPQCSVFSAEAAAAFIAATTPSDRPILVLTDSASVISALQSDTPTHPWIQGILMNAPADTVFTWIPGHCGVPGNEKADRLAGSGHTRERHTDRIPLMDLKRWIKSSCRQYWGNLWSQSRTAFLRKIKDTVEPWTDLSVLKDQRVISRLRTGHTLLSHNMGGGPFRKECEVCHIPATVEHVLCVCPIYEGQRRLHNIAGNIGEVLRDDPDTIKTLFKFLHDCNLYELI